A window of Saccharomyces paradoxus chromosome XI, complete sequence contains these coding sequences:
- the TGL4 gene encoding triacylglycerol lipase (Multifunctional lipase/hydrolase/phospholipase~similar to YKR089C) — protein sequence MSNKISDLTSTQNKPLLVTQQLIEKYYEQILGSSQNIIPILNPKNKSSRLNKDNANAERVEEDIGKRLQTGRNKTTNTVNFNLDTGNEDKLDDDQETVTENENNDIEMVEASEGEDEEQRTSLASKCKSFLYNVFVGNYERDILIDKVCSQKQHAMSFEEWCSAGARLDDLTGKTTWKQKVESPLYDYKLIKDLTSRMREERLNRNYAQLLYIIRTNWVRNLGNMGNVNLYRHSHVGTKYLIDEYMMESRLALESLMESDLDDSYLLGILQQTRRNIGRTALVLSGGGTFGLFHIGVLGTLFELDLLPRVISGSSAGAIVASILSVHHKEEIPVLLNHILDKEFNIFKDDKQKSESENLLIKISRFFKNGTWFDNKHLVNTMIEFLGDLTFREAYNRTGKILNITVSPASLFEQPRLLNNLTAPNVLIWSAVCASCSLPGIFPSSPLYEKDPKTGERKPWTGSSSVKFVDGSVDNDLPISRLSEMFNVDHIIACQVNIHVFPFLKLSLSCVGGEIEDEFSARLKQNLSSIYNFMANEAIHILEIGSEMGIAKNALTKLRSVLSQQYSGDITILPDMCMLFRIKELLSNPTKEFLLREITNGAKATWPKVSIIQNHCGQEFALDKAISYIKGRMIVTSSLKTPLQFADSVIGLIKAPEQTSKEPKDPANSTLLTRTPTKGDNHISNVLDDNLLESESTNSLLLLRENASTYGRSPSGFRPRYSITSASLNPRHQRRKSDTISTSRRPAKSFSFSVASPTSRILRQSSKINGHPPPILQKKTSIGRLMFPMDVKTYEPESRELIPHSASIETPAMVDKKLHFGRKSRYLRHMNKKWVSSSNILYTDPDKEDHPTLRLISNFDSDAMIHSDLADNFRRHSIDGRPPSQATKSSPFRSRPSSSMHQKSTTNITH from the coding sequence ATGAGCAACAAAATATCAGATCTTACATCTACACAAAATAAGCCTCTCCTTGTTACGCAGCAActaattgaaaaatactatGAACAGATCCTGGGCAGTTCTCAAAATATAATTCCCATTTTAAACCCTAAGAACAAGTCTAGTAGGCTTAATAAGGATAATGCGAACGCTGAAAGAGTTGAGGAGGATATCGGTAAAAGACTGCAAACTGGTAGGAACAAAACTACGAACACAGTAAATTTTAACCTGGACACAGGAAACGAAGATAAACTTGATGATGACCAGGAGACAGTCactgaaaatgaaaataatgatatcgAAATGGTTGAGGCGAGTGAaggtgaagatgaagagcAAAGGACATCTTTAGCCAGTAAATGCAAGTCATTTCTTTATAATGTTTTTGTGGGCAATTATGAAAGGGACATTCTTATCGACAAGGTCTGTTCACAGAAGCAACATGCGATGTCGTTTGAAGAATGGTGTTCTGCAGGTGCAAGATTGGATGATCTCACTGGGAAAACAACATGGAAGCAGAAAGTGGAAAGCCCTTTGTATGATTACAAGTTAATAAAAGATTTAACTTCTCGAATGCGTGAAGAGCGCTTGAACAGGAATTATGCTCAACTGTTGTATATCATAAGGACCAACTGGGTGCGAAACCTGGGAAATATGGGGAATGTAAACCTATATAGGCACTCCCATGTAGGTACCAAATACTTAATTGACGAGTATATGATGGAGTCCAGGCTAGCATTAGAATCGCTAATGGAGTCCGATCTTGATGATAGTTACCTTTTGGGTATACTGCAACAGACAAGAAGGAATATTGGTCGTACCGCTTTAGTTCTTAGTGGGGGTGGTACTTTTGGTCTTTTCCACATTGGTGTCCTTGGTACTCTATTTGAATTGGATTTATTACCCAGAGTGATCAGTGGTAGCAGTGCTGGTGCAATTGTAGCCAGTATACTATCTGTACATCATAAGGAAGAAATTCCGGTTTTACTAAATCATATCCTGGATAAAGAATTTaacattttcaaagatgaCAAACAGAAGAGTGAAAGCGAAAATTTACTAATAAAGATATCTaggtttttcaaaaacggTACCTGGTTCGATAACAAACATTTAGTAAATACAATGATAGAATTTTTGGGAGATTTAACATTCAGGGAAGCATATAATAGAACGGGGAAAATTTTGAACATAACCGTTTCGCCAGCATCGTTATTCGAACAACCACGCTTACTAAATAATCTAACTGCACCAAACGTCCTAATTTGGTCTGCCGTTTGTGCATCATGTTCATTACCGGGAATCTTCCCCTCGAGTCCCCTTTACGAAAAAGACCCTAAGACGGGAGAAAGGAaaccatggactggtaGTAGTTCTGTCAAGTTTGTCGATGGTTCTGTGGATAATGACTTGCCTATATCTCGTCTTTCTGAAATGTTTAATGTTGACCATATTATTGCATGCCAAGTGAATATCCACGTGTTCCCGTTTTTGAAACTATCATTATCCTGTGTAGGCGGAGAAATTGAAGACGAATTTAGTGCAAGATTAAAGCAAAACTTATCCAGCATATACAATTTCATGGCCAATGAAGCTATTCATATTTTAGAAATTGGCAGTGAGATGGGGATTGCCAAAAACGCCCTTACGAAACTGAGATCGGTATTATCTCAACAATACTCTGGCGACATCACTATCTTGCCCGACATGTGTATGCTTTTTAGGATAAAGGAGCTGCTTTCAAACCCAACAAAAGAGTTTTTATTAAGGGAAATCACCAATGGTGCAAAAGCTACGTGGCCTAAGGTTTCcattattcaaaatcacTGTGGTCAAGAATTTGCTCTGGATAAGGCGATCTCTTATATCAAAGGTAGGATGATTGTCACTTCTTCTCTGAAGACCCCCCTACAATTTGCAGATTCAGTTATTGGATTAATTAAAGCTCCAGAGCAAACCTCAAAGGAGCCGAAAGACCCAGCAAATTCGACGTTGCTAACAAGGACTCCAACTAAGGGTGACAATCATATTTCCAATGTCTTAGACGACAACTTATTAGAATCTGAATCGACCAACTCTTTGTTACTTCTACGGGAAAATGCAAGCACATATGGGCGGTCACCTTCCGGGTTTAGACCGCGATATTCCATTACCTCTGCCTCACTAAATCCGCGTCATCAAAGAAGGAAATCAGATACTATTTCAACTTCAAGGCGACCAGCGaaatctttttcattttcagtTGCCTCTCCCACATCTAGAATATTGAGACAATCTAGCAAAATTAACGGGCACCCTCCGCCAATTCTgcaaaaaaagacaagCATTGGCCGACTAATGTTTCCTATGGATGTCAAAACCTATGAGCCGGAAAGTCGTGAACTTATCCCACATTCTGCCAGCATTGAAACACCTGCCATGGTAGATAAGAAACTGCATTTTGGCCGGAAGAGTAGATATTTAAGGCatatgaacaaaaaatggGTCAGCAGTAGCAACATATTGTACACAGATCCAGATAAAGAAGATCATCCCACATTGAGACTCATAAGTAATTTCGATTCAGACGCAATGATTCATAGTGATTTGGCAGACAATTTTAGGCGTCATAGCATTGATGGAAGACCCCCTTCTCAAGCTACAAAGAGCTCACCATTTCGATCGAGgccttcatcttcaatgCATCAGAAAAGCACCACTAATATAACCCATTAA